From a single Mustelus asterias chromosome 31, sMusAst1.hap1.1, whole genome shotgun sequence genomic region:
- the LOC144481614 gene encoding uncharacterized protein LOC144481614, which translates to MEKPWKFGDRGNGFPSLSELEMYRPSRTEERPFTCSVCGKGFTQSANLLLHQRIHTGERPFTCPVCGKGFSQSSSLLTHQRIHTGERPFICSVCGKGFTNSSNLLTHQRVHTGERPFTCTVCGKGFTQSSSLLTHQRIHTGERPFTCSVCGKRFTNLSNLLTHQRVHTGERPFTCTLCGKKFTQSSSLLTHQRVHTGEKPLTCTVCGKGFTRSFNSHLLRHQQVHK; encoded by the coding sequence atggagaaaccatggaaatttgGGGACCGCGGTAAtggatttccttccctttctGAGCTGGAAATGTACCGGCCCAGTCGCACcgaagagaggccattcacttgttcAGTGTGTGGCAAAGGATTCACTCAATCAGCCAACCTACTGttacaccagcggattcacaccggggagagaccattcacctgcccggtgtgtgggaagggattctctcagTCGTCCAGCCTGCTGacgcaccagcggattcacaccggggagaggccgttcatctgctcagtgtgtgggaagggattcactaattcatccaacctgttgacccaccagcgagttcacacgggagagaggcccttcacctgcaccgtgtgtgggaaaggattcactcagtcatccagcctgctgacgcatcagcgaattcacaccggggagagaccgttcacctgctcagtgtgtgggaagaggttcactAATTTGTCCAACTTGCtgactcaccagcgagttcacacgggagagaggcccttcacctgcaccCTGTGTGGGAAAAAGTTTACCCAGTCATCCAGCctcctgacacaccagcgagttcacacgggagAGAAGCCACTCacctgcaccgtgtgtgggaaaggTTTCACTCGGTCATTCAATTCTCACCTTCTgagacaccagcaggttcacaaatGA